A region of the Exiguobacterium aurantiacum DSM 6208 genome:
AAATGTCACTTCCGTCGCTTTCATTTGTCGAGTATATTCCTTTACTTTTTATATTTCCTTTCTTTTACAATTTGAGCACGTGAGGCGATATTCGGTGAAACATTTGTTATGATAGGCACCATGTACTAGACCGAATCTATATGAAGAGGTGACGAAAATGAATTTATTAATGGTAGGAGCAGGATCAATGAGCGAGGCCCTCGTCCGAGGTTGGATCGACTCCGGTCTTTCACCAGAGTCCATCACGATGACGAACCGGAGTGACCGGGCTCGATTGGACCAACTACACAACGAACTCGGCGTCCAAGTCGTTGAAGAAGAGGACGTGAACGCTTATGATATCGTCGTCCTGGCGATGCAACCAGACGGTGTGCTCCCGTACGTGCGCTCGAAGACGTGGACGGCCCCACTCCTCGTCTCTGTCGCAGCCCATATCGAGCCGGCGGAACTCGAGGCCGCCTCAGGGCTTCCTGCCGTGTGCGCGATGCCGAACACGCCAGTCGCATTCCGAGACGGGATGACGGGCCTTTGGTTCGGACCGGAAACAGACGAGTCTGTGCGCGCGACAACGACCGCTCTTTTCGAACGGGTCGGGCGAACGGCCGTGACGGACGCAAAAACAATGTCCGCCTTCATGGCAGCAGCCGGATGTAGCCCAGCGTTCTTCTATGAGATCGTCGGATCGATGACACCGGTCTTGACCGACGCTGGATTTGACGAGGCGACGGCCCGACAAATCGTCGCCCAAGCGATGAAAGGATCTGCCGAGCTGTTACTTCACGAATCGCGTCAAACCGACGAATTGATTGCGGACGTAGCCGCGCCAGGAGGTCCGACCGATCGTGGTGTCGGCGTACTGCGTGCTCGCGACTTGTCCGACGTCATGTCCTCGGCATTGCGTGAAAGTGCGAAAGAAGGTCATGAATCAGTCGACACAACGATCGACAGAGTGTAAGCGATGCTTACGCTCTTTTTTTGTTTGTAGACGATAAGCGTTCACAAAGTCGATACTTTTCCCCGACGCCGTGCATGATATGCTAGCAAATGAGAAATATTATCATTTGACCAAATTGGAGAGATTTAACAATAGTAGGCGAGATTTCTCCCTCCTCTAAGCGTCTCGGGGCGAAGCCCAGCGTAGGTGGGAGATGAATCGCCTGTGTTAGCAAGATTGTATGTGCTTGGTATAATGGATGTAACCAATCAAAAGGACTGAACTATCAATGAAAATGGATACGAACAAACATTCAGTCTTTCTCCTGAACTACCATCTCGTCTTGGTGGTCAAATATAGACGCAAGGTGATCGATGACGCCGTCTCGGGGTTCGCGAGACAGACGTTCGAACGGATCGGCGCGTCATACCATATCACACCGGCTGAGTGGAATCATGACGGTGATCATATCCATGTGTTGTTCAAGGCTCACCCGAACACAGCGATGTCGAAGTTTCTGAACGCCTACAAGAGCGCGAGCAGCAGACTGATCAAACGGGACTTTCCACACGTCAAGAGACGACTGTGGAAAGAAATGTTCTGGTCTCGGAGCTACTGCCTCGTGACGACCGGCGGTGCGACGATCGACGTCATCAGGCAATACATCGAAAAACAAGGAAAGGAGTGATCACTTTGCTGAAGGCGTACAAGTTTCGACTATACCCGACGAAGCCACAACAAGAATACTTCATGAAGACGTTCGGTTGCGTCCGTTTCGTCTACAACAAGATGCTCGAGGAACGGATCCGACTGTATGAAGAGTCGAGGCTGAACCCTGACGCGAAGCAGAAGCTCCCGACCCCGGCGAAGTATAAGCCCGAATTCCCTTTCTTGAAAGAGGTCGATAGCTTGTCTCTGGCGAACGCCCAGATGGACTTGAACAAGGCATATGCCAACTTCTTCCGCGACAAGTCTGTCGGGTTCCCGAAGTTCAAATCGAAGCACGGCGACCGCGCCTCCTACACGACCAACAATCAGAACGGGAGCGTCCGGATCGAGGACGGGAAGGTGAAACTCCCTAAGATCGGCTTCGTGAAGTTCAAACAACATCGTCCTTTCGAGGGGATCATCAAGTCCGTGACGGTCTCGATGACGAAGACAGGCAAGTTCTTCATCTCCATCCTTGTCAATCAAAGCGAGGAAAAGTGGGTTCCTGCTAAAAACAAGATTGGGATCGATCTCGGTTTGGAGCACTTCGCCATCATGACGAATGACGAGATGCTTTCAAATAAGATTGATAATCCTCGCTTTCTTCGCAAGTCAGAAGAGAAGGTCAAGAAGGCGCAGCGCGCTCTGTCTCGTAAGAAAATAGGAAGCAAGAATAGAGAAAAAGCCAAGCTGATCCTCGCCAAGAAACACGAGAAAATCGCAAACCAACGCAAAGACTTCCTCCACAAATTGTCAAAACGAACCGTTGACGAGAACCAAGTCATCGTCGTGGAGACATTGAAATCGAAGAACATGATGAAGAACCACAAGGTCGCCAAATCAATCGCCGACGTCAGTTGGTATGAGTTCGTCCGACAGCTAGAATACAAGTGTAAGTTCTACGGACGGACGCTCATCAAGGCCGACCAATGGTACGCATCGACGCAAATCTGCTCTTCCTGCGGCGAAAAAGGCGAGAAGAAAACAGTGGATGTACGCGAATGGACGTGTACGTGTGGCGCTCATCATGACCGCGACATCAATGCGAGCATCAACTTGTTGATGTTGGCTGACTGAAAAAACCTTCAGGGCAGGGACTTGCCCGACGAGCTTGGTAAACAACCGTGGCTAGTAAACGTGCGGTCTTCCCAAGAAGCTCCCACTTCAATTTGCGAAGCAAATAAGTGGCGAGTAGTTCACATGAGCTCATTGCTAGCCATGCCCTTGCATCAATCGGTGATCTTATCCGATATGACGAAGCTGGATGATCGACTACGACGCCGAATGATCGCCTTAGGTTTTTACGAGGGCTGTTCTGTCCAAGTCAAACGTCGGGCCATCTTTGCCGGTCCGCTCACCGTCGAACAAGTCGAGCACCAACAGATGATCGCACTCCGTCGTTCGGACGCCGCCCAGATTGGAGTGATCGTTCCGTGACTCAAAGAATCGCACTCATCGGAAATCCAAACACCGGTAAAACGTCACTCTTCAACCGCTTGACCGGTTCTTCTGCCCATGTCGGGAACTGGTCGGGGGTGACGGTTGAACAGAAAGTTGGGACGTTACATGGACAAAATGGGCACTTGATCGACTTGCCCGGCATTTATGACTTAGACCCTTTGTCAGCGGATGAGGCAATCGTCGCCCGCTTTCTGTTGCAGGAGCCGTTCGATGGAATCATCAATATCATTGATGCCTCACAGTTTGAACGGAACTTGCAACTGACACTGCAACTTCTTGAAACGGGACACCCGTTACAAATCGGCTTGAACATGGTCGACGTCGCCAAAGGACGGGGGATCGATATCGATCTCACACATCTGCAACAATGTCTAGACGTGGACGTGTTCCCGCTCACCGCTCGGACAGGCGCCGGTTGCGAAGTCCTTCTGACTTCACTTCGGATGATGCCACGTGAGCCGTTCATCCTCGATTACGGGGTCGAGACCGAGCAAGCGATCCGACAAATTCTTGTTGCGACCGGCTTGTCGCCGGACGAGCGCTGGGTCGCCGTTCAATATTTGGCAGGAAATCGCGTCATCTCCAAGCATCTCGAAGCAACGACACCGACGGTCAGTGACATCCGAAAATCGCTTGAACAGGCGCTTGGACGTTTTGCCCACGCACAAATCACAGAGCGGAGACGTGAATGGGCCAAAGCGATTCGCCAGCAAGTCGTCAACCGTCAAAATACCATACGCGTCACGACGACCGACCGAATCGATGCTGTCGTCACCCACCCGGTTTTGGGACTACCGATCTTCTTTGCGGTGCTCTATAGTTTATTCCATGTCACGTTTAACTGGGTCGGGGCCCCATTGTCAGACATGTTCGATTTCTTTTTGTCAGGTCCGTTCACGTCAGCTATAAGCTCGGCGCTCCAAACGTTCGGTGCCTCCGCTTTCATTCAGGCGTTGCTGCTCGATGGGGTCATCGCCGGTGTCGGAGGGGTGCTCGTCTTTGTGCCACAAATCTTCGTGCTCTTTTTCTTTATCTCATTGTTAGAAGACTCAGGGTATATGGCGCGTGTCGCCATCGTCATGGATCGCTTCATGCAACTCGTCGGGTTGAACGGTAAAAGTTTTATTCCGATGATCATCGGGTTCGGCTGTAACGTGCCTGGCATCATGGCTGCCCGTACAGTTGAAGAAGAGCGGGAACGCCTCGTCACCATCTTCATCTCACCGTTCATGTCATGTTCCGCGCGTCTCCCGATTTACGCCGTCTTCGCCGCCAGCTTCTTTGCGACTAACCAAGCGCTCGTCGTGCTGTCGTTGTATGTGCTTGGCATCACGCTCGCACTCATTGCCGCAAAAGTGTTCACTTCCGTATTGGCGACAGAGGATGATCATAGCCTCTTTCTCGTCGAACAACCTCCTTACCGTATCCCACAAGGGTTGACGCTTTGGCGCAGCACGTGGCAGAAAGCAAGAGGCTTCGTTCGAAAAGCAGGTACGTTTATCTTCGGTGGCTCTGTCTTCATTTGGCTCCTCGCTTATTCAGGTCCGAGCGGATTCGACGTTCCGATGAATGAAAGTTTTCTCGCCCTCATCGGTGGATTGATCGCCACGCTGCTCGCTCCATTAGGATTCGGAACATGGCAGGCAGGCGCTTCGCTTATCACCGGATTTTTAGCGAAAGAAGTCGTCGTCTCCACGATGGCCATCATTTACGCGGTCAGTGAGTCAGATCTTTCCACTTCATTATTGCCGCTGTTCACACCGCTCAGCGCGTACAGTTTCATGGCATTCGTACTTTTGTACGTCCCTTGTCTCGCGACAATCGCTGTCATTCGTCGGGAAGTCGGCAGTGTTCGGCTCACATGGGTGGCCAGTCTATACGGACTCGGCGTCGCCTATGCCGTTTCATTCCTCATCTATCAATTCGGTCGTATACTAGGCTTTGCATAACAAGGAGGAAAGCTTATGTATTTATTTGATTTATTAGTCGGTCTCACCGTCTTCGGTTACGCTTCCTATACGCTTTATCGCTTTACACAGAAGGCGAAATCCGGAAAGTGTGCCACATGCGAGTTGGAATCGACGTGTACGACGACTTGCGACGCCACCGACTGGGATGCCATCATCAAACAGGCGTTACAGTCCGATCGAACGAAATGACAAATAAAAACGGGCGAGCCGCGTTTGCGAGCTCGTCCGTTTTTTAAGGAACCATATGTAACACGGTCACGACAAGCGCCACCATCAAAATTCCGGGCAACAAGTTTGCCACTCGTATTCTCGTAATACCAGCCAAATTCAGGCCGATGGCGACGATCATGACGCCGCCGGTCGCCGTCATTTCCAAAATGAAGCTATCCATGAGCGTTTCCGGGATGAACTTCATGATTTGGATGGCGAGAAGCGCGATCGCCCCTTGATAGAGCAAGACCGGTACGGCCGAAAACATGACACCGATGCCAAGTGACGAAGCGAGGACGAGCGCCGTGAACCCATCAATCATCCCTTTCGTGTAAAGAACGTCATGATCGCCTCGTAGTCCACTGTCGAGCGCTCCGATGACTGCCATCGCCCCGATCACAAAAATGAGCGTCGCCGTGACAAACCCTTCCGCGATGCTCGATTTCCGGTTACCGCCGATTTTCCGCTCCAATTGATAGCCGATTTCGTTCAGCTTCTCATCAAGCTTCCACCACTCCCCGAGCGCTGCGCCCGCGACGAGACTCCCGATCACAATTAAAAAGTTCTCACTCTTCAGTCCCATTTGAACGCCGAGTAGCACGACGGCTAGTCCGATTGCGGCCGTGACCGTCTCTTTCATCCGTTCCGGGATCCGGTGGAACAGAAGACCGAACAACGTCCCGATGACGATCAATGCCGCGTTGACGAGCGTCCCTAACAACACCATCCTGCATTCCCCGTTTCTTTATGTATTGAAAGCAATATACCAACCCGTTCCATCGGATGTCAATTGAAAAAAGAACAAAAAAAAGAGCCACTTCTCGCAAGAAGTGGCTTCGCGGAAACCCACGTTCCTATGGGTTTCGCATCGGGTTTGGCACCCAAGTGATTCTGACTGGGCTCGAACCAGCGACCTCTACCCTGTCAAGGTAGCGCTCTCCCAGCTGAGCTACAGAATCAGGTCGTGTCCTCTCTTAAGGACACTATTAATATATCAAGAAACTAATGCGTTGGCAACTGTTTTTTAAAAGTTTTTTTATTTTTTTTAACGCGACATTTCTTGTCGTTGAATGTGACGGCAAAGCCGCTCTAAGTCACCAGCATATACCGATACGAGCATTCCCTCGTACTCCGTGTCCCGGTCCCAATGAAGTCCGTTCGCTTTCGCCACACGTTGCGATGGCACGTTGTCCGGGTGGATGAGCGAGATAATGTCTTTCTCCCCTTCCTCGAACGCATGTTGCATAAGGCGAGCCGCCGCTTCTCGACCGTAACCCATGTGCCAATGCTTCGGTGCCAACCAATAGCCGACTTCAAGTTCGATATTGCCGTCGAGCTCGTGTAACAACGTACCGGCATGGCCGATCGGCTCGTCACTTTCAAACGTCATCAACTTGAGTAACCCGGTCTGCCGTCCCGTCTTATAACGCGCCAACTGCCGCTCGAACCATTCGATCGTCTGCTCGTCCGTATACGGTTTTCCGTCCGGGCTAATGAATCGCATCACCCGTGGATCTTGCAACAACGATTTGACGAAATAAAAGTCAGCAATCGTATATGGTTCAAGCCGTAAGCGCTCAGAGTGTAACTCGACATGCTTCATCGTTCCCGCCCCTTTCGTTCACAGTCTTTACTCATTAATTCCCGTTATCAAATAAATTCAATCCTGTTCAAGCGATAACTTTCAAGCCGACGACGCTGCCGATAATGAGCGTTAAAAAGAAAATTCGCCACCGGTCCGTCGATTCGTTCAAGTAGAGCATACCGAGGATGACCCCACCGGCCGCTCCAATGCCGACCCAAATCGAGTAGGCGAGTCCGAGCGGCAACGTCTCGAGAGAGCGGGACAATAAATAGAAACTGAGCGCGAACGTCACGATCGACAAGATCGACCACTTTAAGATTTGATAGCCTTTTGATTTTCCCATGAAAAAGACGGCAATCATCTCGGCCAGTCCCGCCCCTATTAAAAATGCCCAACTCATGCTGTCCCTCCTCCCGTCACTTGTTTCAATCCGATCACACCGACTAACAACGTTCCAATGAAGACGAGCTTCATGCCGGTGAGCACCTCGTCAAACAAAATATTCCCGACGAGCACTGTCCCGACCGCACCGATCCCCGTGAAGACGGCGTACCCCGTACCGGCCGGCAAAACCCGGAACGATAATGCCAACAATCCGAAACTGACAATCAACAAGACGATTGTAATCAATGTCGGTCCAAGAACGGTGAACCCGTTCGATAATTTCATCGTCGTCGCCCAGACGATCTCGAGCAGACCGGCGAGGACGAGCCACATCCATGCGAGTTGATCACGTTTCATGTCCACCCGACCCCTTTCTTGAAGATTTTAAAGGCGGCGCGTTGCCGGGCAACCCGGTTCGTCTCGAACGTAAAGAGAGAGACGAGCG
Encoded here:
- the feoB gene encoding ferrous iron transport protein B, which encodes MTQRIALIGNPNTGKTSLFNRLTGSSAHVGNWSGVTVEQKVGTLHGQNGHLIDLPGIYDLDPLSADEAIVARFLLQEPFDGIINIIDASQFERNLQLTLQLLETGHPLQIGLNMVDVAKGRGIDIDLTHLQQCLDVDVFPLTARTGAGCEVLLTSLRMMPREPFILDYGVETEQAIRQILVATGLSPDERWVAVQYLAGNRVISKHLEATTPTVSDIRKSLEQALGRFAHAQITERRREWAKAIRQQVVNRQNTIRVTTTDRIDAVVTHPVLGLPIFFAVLYSLFHVTFNWVGAPLSDMFDFFLSGPFTSAISSALQTFGASAFIQALLLDGVIAGVGGVLVFVPQIFVLFFFISLLEDSGYMARVAIVMDRFMQLVGLNGKSFIPMIIGFGCNVPGIMAARTVEEERERLVTIFISPFMSCSARLPIYAVFAASFFATNQALVVLSLYVLGITLALIAAKVFTSVLATEDDHSLFLVEQPPYRIPQGLTLWRSTWQKARGFVRKAGTFIFGGSVFIWLLAYSGPSGFDVPMNESFLALIGGLIATLLAPLGFGTWQAGASLITGFLAKEVVVSTMAIIYAVSESDLSTSLLPLFTPLSAYSFMAFVLLYVPCLATIAVIRREVGSVRLTWVASLYGLGVAYAVSFLIYQFGRILGFA
- a CDS encoding pyrroline-5-carboxylate reductase family protein, giving the protein MNLLMVGAGSMSEALVRGWIDSGLSPESITMTNRSDRARLDQLHNELGVQVVEEEDVNAYDIVVLAMQPDGVLPYVRSKTWTAPLLVSVAAHIEPAELEAASGLPAVCAMPNTPVAFRDGMTGLWFGPETDESVRATTTALFERVGRTAVTDAKTMSAFMAAAGCSPAFFYEIVGSMTPVLTDAGFDEATARQIVAQAMKGSAELLLHESRQTDELIADVAAPGGPTDRGVGVLRARDLSDVMSSALRESAKEGHESVDTTIDRV
- a CDS encoding DMT family transporter yields the protein MSWAFLIGAGLAEMIAVFFMGKSKGYQILKWSILSIVTFALSFYLLSRSLETLPLGLAYSIWVGIGAAGGVILGMLYLNESTDRWRIFFLTLIIGSVVGLKVIA
- a CDS encoding FeoB-associated Cys-rich membrane protein, with protein sequence MYLFDLLVGLTVFGYASYTLYRFTQKAKSGKCATCELESTCTTTCDATDWDAIIKQALQSDRTK
- a CDS encoding DMT family transporter, with the translated sequence MKRDQLAWMWLVLAGLLEIVWATTMKLSNGFTVLGPTLITIVLLIVSFGLLALSFRVLPAGTGYAVFTGIGAVGTVLVGNILFDEVLTGMKLVFIGTLLVGVIGLKQVTGGGTA
- a CDS encoding FeoA family protein, giving the protein MSSLLAMPLHQSVILSDMTKLDDRLRRRMIALGFYEGCSVQVKRRAIFAGPLTVEQVEHQQMIALRRSDAAQIGVIVP
- a CDS encoding GNAT family N-acetyltransferase; this encodes MKHVELHSERLRLEPYTIADFYFVKSLLQDPRVMRFISPDGKPYTDEQTIEWFERQLARYKTGRQTGLLKLMTFESDEPIGHAGTLLHELDGNIELEVGYWLAPKHWHMGYGREAAARLMQHAFEEGEKDIISLIHPDNVPSQRVAKANGLHWDRDTEYEGMLVSVYAGDLERLCRHIQRQEMSR
- the tnpA gene encoding IS200/IS605 family transposase, whose translation is MKMDTNKHSVFLLNYHLVLVVKYRRKVIDDAVSGFARQTFERIGASYHITPAEWNHDGDHIHVLFKAHPNTAMSKFLNAYKSASSRLIKRDFPHVKRRLWKEMFWSRSYCLVTTGGATIDVIRQYIEKQGKE
- the tnpB gene encoding IS200/IS605 family element RNA-guided endonuclease TnpB; this encodes MLKAYKFRLYPTKPQQEYFMKTFGCVRFVYNKMLEERIRLYEESRLNPDAKQKLPTPAKYKPEFPFLKEVDSLSLANAQMDLNKAYANFFRDKSVGFPKFKSKHGDRASYTTNNQNGSVRIEDGKVKLPKIGFVKFKQHRPFEGIIKSVTVSMTKTGKFFISILVNQSEEKWVPAKNKIGIDLGLEHFAIMTNDEMLSNKIDNPRFLRKSEEKVKKAQRALSRKKIGSKNREKAKLILAKKHEKIANQRKDFLHKLSKRTVDENQVIVVETLKSKNMMKNHKVAKSIADVSWYEFVRQLEYKCKFYGRTLIKADQWYASTQICSSCGEKGEKKTVDVREWTCTCGAHHDRDINASINLLMLAD
- a CDS encoding DUF554 domain-containing protein is translated as MVLLGTLVNAALIVIGTLFGLLFHRIPERMKETVTAAIGLAVVLLGVQMGLKSENFLIVIGSLVAGAALGEWWKLDEKLNEIGYQLERKIGGNRKSSIAEGFVTATLIFVIGAMAVIGALDSGLRGDHDVLYTKGMIDGFTALVLASSLGIGVMFSAVPVLLYQGAIALLAIQIMKFIPETLMDSFILEMTATGGVMIVAIGLNLAGITRIRVANLLPGILMVALVVTVLHMVP